One genomic segment of Drosophila melanogaster chromosome 3L includes these proteins:
- the S-Lap2 gene encoding Sperm-Leucylaminopeptidase 2, translated as MFRFSRNAITRACSLSIRRPEVIRHRRYASQAINQMLQLQQMEICADPPSRGLVVGVYADEEDKNDAGILTPTGWKYNVQKTHGRLLEVLRMSGPMPKRGETRLLFAVEPERVPYYSAVAVIGLGKECLGYNPYEVLDEQKEAIRRSVADACRILAELDTDRIEVENCGHAESAAEGAALGIWIYQELRDPKRRISVPSIDLYATKDEICDIEGWRIGLQKAAAQNLTRQLQEMPSNLLTPTAFAQNVVEVLCKSGVNVEVKVEGWAESQSMHAFLAVGKASCEPPIFLELSYYGTCAEERPIVLVGQGVTYDAGGLCLKEKQELFHMRGDMTGAAVVVATCRAVAGLRLPVNIRGLIPLCENVIGCNSFRPGDMVKSMNGKTIEVQCTDHEDVLVLADALLYGQNFCPKCIIDIGTCSGYMRQALDEAACGVFTNSEILWQQIKHASMHTGDRVWRFPLWNYYSKAVRAGGRSDVQNYGIGRGGRPCKAAAFLREFVPCGQWMHIDATNVMITRGDEFEYLREGMAGRPTRTLIEFIAQSICKDTAPKLNK; from the exons ATGTTTCGGTTTTCTCGCAATGCCATAACCCGGGCGTGTAGTCTCTCCATTCGTCGGCCGGAGGTGATCCGTCATCGCAGGTACGCCTCGCAGGCGATCAACCagatgctgcagctgcagcagatgGAGATCTGCGCGGATCCTCCGTCGCGTGGCTTGGTCGTTGGAGTCTACGCCGACGAGGAGGACAAGAACGACGCTGGCATCCTGACGCCAACCGGCTGGAAGTACAATGTGCAGAAGACGCACGGTCGGTTGCTAGAAGTGCTGCGAATGTCCGGACCCATGCCCAAAAGGGGAGAGACCCGCCTCCTGTTCGCCGTGGAGCCGGAGCGCGTGCCCTACTATTCGGCGGTGGCAGTTATCGGTTTGGGTAAGGAATGCCTGGGCTATAACCCATACGAGGTGCTCGACGAGCAGAAGGAGGCCATCCGACGGTCGGTAGCGGATGCCTGCCGAATACTCGCTGAACTGGACACCGACCGCATCGAAGTAGAGAACTGTGGACACGCCGAATCTGCCGCGGAGGGAGCAGCTCTCGGGATCTGGATCTACCAGGAGCTTCGCGATCCCAAGCGGCGAATCTCAGTGCCTTCCATCGATCTGTATGCCACTAAGGATGAGATTTGCGACATAGAAGGATGGCGTATCGGCCTGCAAAAGGCTGCCGCGCAGAACCTGACCCGCCAGTTGCAGGAGATGCCCTCCAACCTTTTGACCCCCACTGCCTTTGCCCAGAATGTCGTCGAAGTGCTTTGTAAGTCCGGCGTCAATGTAGAGGTCAAAGTCGAGGGTTGGGCTGAGAGCCAGTCGATGCACGCCTTCTTGGCGGTGGGAAAGGCCTCTTGCGAACCACCAATCTTTCTGGAGCTGAGCTACTACGGCACCTGTGCCGAGGAGCGACCCATCGTCTTGGTTGGGCAGGGAGTGACTTACGATGCAGGTGGTTTGTGCTTAAAGGAGAAGCAGGAACTTTTCCACATGCGCGGAGATATGACTGGTGCGGCCGTAGTGGTGGCCACTTGTCGTGCTGTCGCTGGCCTGAGGTTACCG GTCAATATTCGTGGACTAATACCCCTGTGCGAGAACGTTATTGGATGCAATTCCTTCCGTCCTGGAGACATGGTGAAATCCATGAATGGCAAGACCATTGAGGTGCAGTGCACCGACCACGAAGATGTTCTAGTGCTGGCGGATGCCCTTCTGTACGGGCAGAACTTCTGTCCGAAGTGCATCATTGACATTGGCACCTGCTCGGGATATATGCGCCAAGCGTTGGATGAGGCTGCCTGTGGGGTGTTTACCAACTCTGAGATCCTTTGGCAGCAGATCAAGCACGCCAGCATGCACACTGGAGACCGCGTGTGGCGTTTCCCCCTGTGGAACTACTACAGCAAGGCGGTGCGTGCCGGTGGACGCAGTGATGTCCAGAACTACGGTATCGGTCGTGGTGGACGTCCTTGCAAAGCTGCCGCTTTCCTTCGTGAATTTGTGCCTTGCGGCCAATGGATGCATATT GATGCCACCAACGTGATGATCACACGTGGTGATGAGTTCGAGTATCTGCGAGAGGGCATGGCCGGACGTCCAACAAGGACACTCATCGAGTTTATTGCACAGTCCATATGCAAGGACACAGCTCCAAAGCTTAACAAGTGA
- the GAPsec gene encoding GTPase activating protein, SECIS-dependent read-through — protein MSIFKARVKEFEDVLAGPQDLIDLKQLRKLAFNGVPDVQSFRALSWKLLLGYLGPRRSSWTTTLAQKRALYKQFIEELVLPPGHSSNRASVDGGDGDKVDSGGVGLQDHPLSEGPESAWNTFFNDNEFLLQIDKDVRRLCPDISFFQQPTDYPCEIVVHSKGEHGRRLHERVVPAVLSSANVERKGLGMTKINLITKRSVENYAAMEEGQEAHWEVVQRILFIYAKLNPGQGYVQGMNEIVGPIYYVMASDPDLTYRAHAEADCFFCFTALMSEIRDFFIKTLDDAEGGIKFMMARLSNMLKSKDLSIYELLRSQELHPQYYSFRWLTLLLSQEFPLPDVLRIWDSVFADEQRFDFLIKICCSMILIQREAILENDFASNVKLLQNYPPIDINVVIAHAGSLA, from the exons ATGTCTATTTTCAAGGCGCG AGTCAAGGAATTTGAGGATGTTTTGGCGGGGCCACAGGATTTAATTGACCTGAAACAACTCAGGAAACTGGCATTTAATG GTGTGCCCGATGTGCAGAGTTTTCGAGCACTCAGTTGGAAGCTACTCCTTGGCTATTTGGGGCCTAGGCGCAGTAGTTGGACCACAACCTTGGCCCAAAAGCGAGCCCTGTATAAACAGTTCATCGAGGAGCTAGTCCTGCCCCCCGGACACTCGAGCAATAGAGCTAGCGTAGACGGAGGAGATGGGGACAAAGTCGATTCGGGGGGCGTTGGCCTGCAAGATCATCCGCTGAGCGAGGGACCCGAAAGCGCGTGGAACACGTTCTTCAATGATAACGAGTTTCTACTGCAAATCGACAAGGATGTCCGCCGCTTGTGCCCGGACATATCCTTTTTCCAGCAGCCCACCGATTATCCCTGCGAGATTGTGGTCCACAGCAAAGGAGAGCATGGACGAAGGCTCCACGAACGGGTGGTTCCCGCCGTTCTAAGTTCGGCGAATGTGGAACGCAAGGGCCTCGGCATGACAAAG ATAAATTTGATTACAAAACGCTCCGTTGAAAACTATGCCGCCATGGAGGAGGGCCAAGAGGCTCACTGGGAAGTTGTGCAACGCATTTTGTTCATCTATGCCAAACTAAATCCCGGCCAGGGATATGTCCAGGGCATGAACGAAATCGTGGGACCCATTTACTATGTTATGGCCTCCGATCCTGACCTCACATATCGCGCCCACGCTGAGGCTGattgtttcttttgttttaccGCCCTGATGAGCGAGATAAGAgacttttttattaaaacaCTAGACGACGCAGAAGGCGGCATCAAGTTCATGATGGCCAGGCTATCGAATATGCTGAAATCAAAGGACCTAAGCATTTACGAGCTACTCAGGAGCCAAGAGCTGCATCCGCAGTATTACAGCTTCAGGTGGCTCACACTGCTCCTGTCGCAGGAGTTTCCACTGCCAGATGTACTGCGCATTTGGGATTCCGTGTTTGCGGACGAACAGCGATTTGATTTTCTGATAAAAATATGCTGTTCAATGATATT AATCCAAAGGGAAGCAATTTTGGAAAACGACTTTGCCTCGAATGTGAAACTCTTGCAAAACTATCCGCCAATTGACATTAATGTTGTGATTGCTCATGCCGGATCATTGGCGTAG